A window from Cryptomeria japonica chromosome 1, Sugi_1.0, whole genome shotgun sequence encodes these proteins:
- the LOC131070623 gene encoding endochitinase 4-like: MATYTRVLLLMMVTLIIAGEIQISLAQNCGCSKGLCCSRWGFCGTTQLHCGEGCQEGPCTLNTTASPASFRSIHSVISKAIFNRITSGISSGSIESIINQIFFNHIISGISAGSIESIISQTFFNDIKSGVSASCEGYYFYTYNGFIDAAKAKNFAGFGNTGSLDVRKRELAAFFANVAHETGSLCYVEEIAKATYCEPSTRWLCASGKQYYGRGPLQLTWNYNYGAAGEYVGLPLLNNPDLVAQKPDIAFKTSIWFWMINSNCHKAMTSPDGKGFSGTIRAINGGECGGGSPSAVQNRVNLYKKFCGLLDVTTGPNLSC, encoded by the exons ATGGCGACATACACAAGGGTTTTACTGTTAATGATGGTAACATTGATAATAGCAGGGGAGATCCAGATTAGCTTAGCACAGAATTGTGGATGTTCCAAAGGGCTGTGCTGCAGCAGGTGGGGTTTCTGTGGAACTACTCAACTTCATTGCGGAGAAGGTTGTCAAGAGGGTCCATGTACCCTTAATACTACGGCCTCGCCTGCCTCCTTTAGATCCATTCATTCTGTAATCAGCAAGGCCATTTTTAACCGTATTACCTCAGGGATTTCATCTGGATCTATTGAATCTATAATCAACCAAATCTTCTTCAACCATATTATCTCAGGGATTTCGGCTGGATCCATTGAATCTATCATCTCCCAGACCTTCTTTAACGATATTAAATCAGGGGTTTCGGCTTCTTGTGAGGGATACTACTTCTACACTTACAATGGGTTTATCGacgctgcaaaagccaaaaatttCGCAGGTTTTGGCAACACCGGAAGTCTTGATGTTCGCAAGAGAGAGCTTGCTGCTTTCTTTGCCAATGTCGCCCATGAGACCGGGA GTCTGTGCTATGTGGAAGAAATTGCAAAAGCAACCTACTGCGAACCTTCCACACGATGGCTCTGTGCGAGTGGAAAGCAATACTACGGACGGGGCCCTCTTCAGCTGACCTG GAACTACAACTATGGAGCAGCTGGAGAATATGTAGGACTTCCTCTACTGAATAACCCAGATTTGGTGGCACAAAAACCAGACATCGCCTTCAAAACATCAATTTGGTTTTGGATGATAAACAGCAACTGTCATAAGGCCATGACCTCCCCTGATGGAAAAGGATTTTCAGGAACAATTAGAGCCATCAACGGTGGAGAATGTGGGGGAGGGAGTCCATCAGCGGTGCAAAATAGGGTGAATTTGTATAAGAAATTCTGTGGATTGCTAGATGTTACGACTGGTCCCAATCTCTCCTGTTAA